AGCACGGCATTGACCCGGATGTGCCGGCCAAGATGACCGAGCAGGAGGCCCAGCGCCTTCAGCTCAAGGACCTCGGCACGGCCAGGGACAGCCAGTACCGGGTGGCCGAATCCACCCTGCGCAAGCGGCTGCAGGCTGCAAACGCCGTGGGGGGCAGCTTCAATCCCGGCAGTGCCAACGTGCCGGCGGCCCTGGGCGCATCCGCCGGCTCACGCCCCTGAAAGGGCAGTCCGCAGTGGAGTCCATGGCTGACCTCCCGTCGATCTGGGCGCTCAAGCCCTGGTGGTGTCAGCCCTGGAGCATCCTGCTCACCGGCGCCTCTGCTCCGGTTGTCTCCTGGCTGCTGCTGCAGCGCTGGTGGGTGACCGCACCGGCCGTGGTGGCGGTTCTCCTGTGGTGGTGGCTGTTTCTTGTGATGGTGCCGAACGCCTACCGCCATTCGCAGCAGTCAGCCGGAACTCCCGGCGAAGGCGGGGCTGAGGGCTAAGCCTGAGGGTCAGGCGACAGGCTGCATCAACCCACCACCTGGGCCCGAGTCGTCATCGTCATTGTTCTCGTTGGGACCCTGCAGCAGGGCGAAGAGGCCGAGGGCCACGGCGCTGAAGACGGCGGAAATCAGGCTCAGGTCTGCGCCAACGCCGCCTCCGGCCCCCATCACCTCACCCATGCAGCTCCGTCCTCGTTTACAAAACTCTCAGTATCGTAACGAAGTTTCGCTCGGGCTGGGTCGCCGCCCGTTGCCGGCCCGGACTCACACCCTCAGCACCTCGGCGTTGCGGGTGGTCTGCGCCTCGGCGCGCTGGGCCTGGGTGAGTCCATCGGCGCCAGGGATCTGGTCGGCCATCTGGTTCAACCAGCCCATCAGCTCCTCCAGCTGCCGCTCCATCGGCAGCACCCCCAGGCCCCGGGCCAGCACCTTGGCGGTGCTGCCGCTGCCGGCCTGGTACACCAGCCGGCCGTGCAGATGCTGGGGCAGGCCCTGGCGCAGCAGCCGGAAGGCGGGCTCCTCCATCGGCGTCTCCAGGACGATGTTGGGCTTCTCCGGCTTGATCCGCGAGAAGCCGCAGCGCCTGGCCACCAGTTTCAGCTCCATCAGCTGCAGCAGGGCGGTCACCGGAGCGGGGATGGCGCCGTAGCGGTCCACCCAGCCAGCGGCCAGCTCCACCAGGGCCTCCTTGCTGGCGCAGTCGGCAGCGGCGCGGTAGGCGGCCATCTTCTCATCGTTCTCGGTGATCCAGTCGCCGGGGATGAAGGCGGTGATCGGCAGGTCGATCTGGGTGTCGTCCACCTTCGGGATGTCCTGACCCTGGATCTCGGCGAGCGATTCCTGCAGCATCTCCATGTAGAGGTCGAAGCCGATGGCCTCCATCTGGCCGCTCTGCTCCACCCCGAGCAGGTTGCCCACGCCGCGGATCTCCATGTCCCGCATCGCCAGCTGATAGCCGGACCCCAGCTGGGCGAACTCCTGGATCGCCCGCAGCCGCTGCCGCGCCGCCTCGCTCAGGGAGGCATCACCCGGATAGAAGAGCCAGGCATGGGCCTGCACGCCGCTGCGGCCCACCCGGCCCCGCAGCTGGTACAGCTGGGCCAGGCCGAACCTGTGGGCGTCCTCGATCAGGATCGTGTTGACCCGGGGGATGTCCAGGCCGCTCTCCACGATCGTGGTGCAGAGCATCAGGTCGGCCTCACCGGCGTTGAAGGCCACCATGGCGCTCTCCAGCTCGCCTTCGGCCATCTGGCCATGGGCCACCAGCAGCCGCAGGCCCGGCAGCATCTGCCGCAGCTGCTCGGCCACCTCCTCGATCCCCTCCACCCGCGGCACCACGTAGAAGATCTGGCCCCCCCGGTCGAGCTCCTGGCGGATGGCGCTGCGCACCGCCTCCTCATCCAGGGCGGCGAGGTGGGTCTTGATCGGGCGGCGCAGCGGCGGCGGCGTGGTGATCAGGCTCATCTCCCGCACCCCTGACAGGCTCATGTAGAGGGTGCGGGGAATGGGCGTGGCGCTGAGGGTCAGCACGTCCACGTCCTTGCGCAGGGCCTTGATCTTCTCCTTCTGGTTCACGCCGAAGCGCTGCTCCTCGTCCACCACCAGCAGGCCCAGCTGCTTGAAGCTGGTGCCCTTGCCCAGCAGCTGGTGGGTGCCCACCACCACGTCCACCGTGCCCGCCGCCAGGCCCTCCTGGATCACCCTGCGCTCCGCCGCGGTGCGGAAGCGGTTCAGCAGGCTCACCTTCACCGGGTAGGGCGCGAAGCGCTCGGAGAGGGAGCGCCAGTGCTGCTGGGCCAGCACCGTGGTGGGGGCGAGCATCGCCACCTGCCGGCCGGCGGTGACGGCCTTGAAGATGGCGCGGATGGCCACCTCGGTCTTGCCGAAGCCCACGTCGCCGCACACCAGCCGGTCCATGGGCTGGGGTTGCTCCATGTCGCGCTTCACCTCGGCGATCGCCTTCACCTGATCGGGGGTGGGCTCGTAGGGGAAGGAGTCTTCGAGCTCGTTCTGCCAGGGGCCGTCGGGGGGGAAGGGGAATCCCGGGGCCCGGTGCCGTTCGGCATAGAGCTTCACCAGATCGAGAGCCACCTTGCGCACCGCCTTGCGGACCCGCTCCTTGGCCTTGCTCCAGGCCGTGCCGCCCATGCGGTTGAGGTCCGGCGGGCTGTCGCTGGTGGCGCGGTAGCGGCCCAGGCTGCCGAGCTGGTCGGCGGCGACCCGCAGCAGCCCATCGGCGTACTGCACCACCAGGTAGTCGCGCTCCTCGCCGGCGATGGCGAGCTTCTCGAGCTTGAGGAAGCGGCCGATGCCGTGGTTGCGGTGCACCACGTAGTCACCCGGCTGCATCTTGCCCGGATCCACCGTGCGGCTGGCCGCCTTGCGGCGCCGGCGCACGTAGCCGCTGGCGGCCAGGGCGTGCTGGCCGAAGAACTCCCGGTCGGTGATCAGCACCAGCTTCCAGGCCGGCAGCTGCAGGCCCTCCAGCTCCACAGTGCCTCGCACCTTCAGCGCCACCGGGGTGTTCTGCTCGATCAGCCGATCGATCGCCGGCCCATCGGCGGGGTTGGGCACGAAGCGGGTGATGCAGTCGTGTTCCTCCAGCAGCGCCACGGCGCGCGACGGCTGGGCCGAGAGCAGCCACACCCGCGCCTTCTCCTGCTGGAACCCCTTGATCAGGGCGGCCAGCCTGCCGAAGGCGTTCGGATGGGCCGGCACCGGGCGCGCGGCCAGATCGAAGCTGTTCGGATGGCTGTCGCTCTCGTGCAGTTCCGCCAGATCGAAGCCCGGGAAGGCCTCCACGGCGGCGAGGGCCTCGCTGGCGGGGCGATGCAGCACGGCGGGCGGGGCTGCCCCCAGTTCCCTGGCCACATCGGCGTGGTGCTCGCCGGCATGCTCGAACCACTGCTGGCCATGGGCCAGGCAGTGCCGCCGCTCGTCCACAGCGATCACGGCGGAGGCCGGCAGGTAGTCCAGCAGGGAGGCGGGTTCGGCCCAGGCCAGGCCCATCAGCCGCCGCAACCCCTCCGGGGTGCCCCCCTCCAGCAGCTGTTCCAGGGCCTCGGGGCGGAGCAGCTGCTCCAGCGCGTCGGGCATCGACTCCCGCAGCGCCTCGGCGATCAGGGGGGCGTAGCCGGTGGGGGTGAGGCGCACCACGTCGGTGGCATCGAGGGAGCGCTGGGTGGTGGGATCGAATTCCCGCAGCTTCTCGAGGTCCTCGCCGAAGAACTCCAGCCGCACCGGCAGTTCGGCGCTCACCGGGAACACGTCCACGATGTCGCCGCGGCGGCTCCAGGTGCCCTCCTGGTCGATCGTCGCTACGCGGGTGTACCCCAGCCGGGTGAGGCTGGCGGCGAGCTGCTCCAGATCGATGCTCTGGCCCTTGCGCAGGCTGAGGCACTGGGCCCTGAGCGCATCCGGTGGGGGCAGGTGGGGTTGAAGGGCCCGTTCGGTGGCCACGATCGCCAGCCGGTCCTGGGATGGCGTGGCACCACCGCGATCGAGGAGTTCGCCGAGCACCTGCAGCTGGCCCCAGGTGATCTCGCTGGTGGGATCGAAGCCCTCATAGGGGCTGCCCTCGCTGGTGGGATAGAGCTGGCTGCTGCTCCAGCCCATCAGCTCCAGCAGCGCCGCCCAGCGCCCGGCCTCCTCCAGGGTGGGCACCACCACCAGCAGCGGGGCCTGGGCGGCTCCGGCCAGGGCACTGCTGATCAGGGCCCGGGCGGCGCGGCCGGCGCCGCTCAGCCGCAGGCGCTCACCCCGATGGCTGCGCTCCAGCACCTCACCGGTCAGGGGGGCCTGCTGCAGCTGGCGCACCAGGGCGGCGAGGGGCATGGTTGCCGGTTCTTGAGGATCTCTGATCTTGCCAACCGGCCCCCCGGAGCGGCGAGCGCCGCCAGAATGGGGCCGTGGCGCGCTATTCCTGCCCCCGCTGCCGTCCCCGGCCCCTGGCGATGCTCCGCCGGGACGATGGCCTCTGGGTCTGTGCACGCTGCGGGGATCCGCTGCAGCGGGTGCCGGCGCTGCGCCCCCTGCCCGCCATCGCCGCCCTGGCGGTGGCTGTGGGTCTGGGGGTCGCCCTGGTGCCGCTGCGGCGCCTCTGGCCGGAGCCGCTGGCTGGCGGACTCCCCGCGGAAGTGCTGCGGGCGACGGAGCCGCTCACGTCGATGGCGGCTCCGGCCGGGCTTGTGGGAATCGACGAGGCCAGCCTGCTGCGTGAGCTGGAGGCAGCCGATGCGGCCTGGACTCCCCAGGCGGAGCAGCTGCCGGACGGAAGCATCCGCTACCACTACCAGCGCCGCTCGGGCGAGCCCCGCCTCTCCCTCGCCGAGATCCGTCGGCGGATGGCCGATCCTCCGAGCTTCCATGCCGAGCAGGCGGCGATCCGCCAGCTCATCGGCGTGCTCGGCCTCGCTGGGGTGCGGATCCAGCTCTCCCAGCCGCGCAAGCCCGGTGCCGCCGCCGAGTGGGATCCCGGCGCCCGCACCTTGCGGATCAAGCCGAAGGTGATGGGCGCCGGGAGCTCGGACTTCGCCCAGGTGCTGAACCATGAGGCCATCCATGTGGCCCAGAGCTGCAGCCGTGGCAGCGTGCGGGCAGCGCCGAGGCTGCTGGGCCTGGACACCCGGCTGCCGGCCCATCTGGGCGGCGTGCTCAGCGAAGCGGTGTATGCCAGCGCCAGTTCCGATGTGAAGCAGCTGGAGCGTGAGGCCTACGCCAACCAGCACCGGCTCGACCTGGGCGCCCGGCTGGTGCGGCAGCACTGCCGGCTGGCCGCCCCACCGGGCAGGGCATGACCCTCAGCCCCCGTTCCTGGCCATCAGGGCCTCCTCCAGCACCATGTTGAACTGCAGCAGCTGGGGGTCGCTCAACTGCTGCCGGCTGCTCTGGCTGAAGTGCTCCTCCAGGCACTGCCGCCCGCGCTGGGCGTCCCAGCCCAGCTGGGCCAGCAGCTGGTCGCACTGGGCCAGCAGGTCGCGCCGCCGCAGGGCCACAGGCGCCACGGCAGGGTCGCTGCCGGCGGGCAGCGCGGTGAGGGCCTGCAGGTAGGCCAGCAGATCGGCGTAGGTGGTGAGCCGGCTGCGGCTGGGATGGCCAAAGGCCCTCTCCAGGTACTGGCCCTCCTGCTCCCGTTGCCAGCTCAGCCGCCTCAACTGCAGATCGATCTGGGCCAGTTCACCGCTCCAGTCCTCGGGATCCGGGGCGGGTTCCACAGCGGGTTCCACAGCGGGTTCAGGAGCGGGTTCCGGAGGTGCTTCCCGGTCCGCTCCTGCAGGGTGCCGGGGCGTGCTCGGCGGCGTCGCCGGCGGAGCCTCAGCCGGCGCTTGCCCCATTGCCGCCGGCGCTGGCTGGGACGGCGGGCCTGGCCGGGCTGCGGGCCCGGGGGCCTGCCGCAACCGCCGCTGCAGCCGTTCGAGGGCCCGGTCCTCCGCCTCCTCCGCCGTGGGGGCCTCCCCCAGGGCGCTGGCCAGCAGCGCGCCATCGCGGTGGGCGGACACCTCCACCACCCGGGCCCCGGACTCCGCGTGAACCAGGCGGGCCTGCAACTGCATCGATGGAGTCGGGGGCGGTGATGGCCTTCCTAGAGTGCTGCCTCCGCGGGGTTCGATGGAAGCCGAGTCGATTCAGTCCCTCACGCCTCTGCTGCAGGAGGTGGACCGCTGGCATGAAGCCCTGCTGCTGCTGCCGCTCCTGGTGGCCCTGGAGGCCGTGCTCTCCGCGGACAACGCCATCGCCCTGGCGGCCATCTCCCGCCGGCTGCACGACCGGGCCCGCCAGGAAACGGCACTCAATCTCGGGCTGCTGCTGGCCCTGGTGTTCCGCCTCGCCCTGATCCTGGCCGCCCAGTGGGTGCTCAACTTCTGGCCGCTGCAGCTGGCTGCAGCGGCCTACCTGCTGTGGTTGTGTGGTCGCCATCTGGCCGGCCTGCTCAAGGCGGAGCCCGGTGCTGCCATCCCAGCCGCCGGTGCTCCGGCTGCCGCCGCCAACCCCCTGGACACCCACTCCGCCGGCGACAGCGGCCACAGCTGCGGGGAGTCGGCGGCAGGCGTTTCCACCCCCGAGGTGAGGCTTGCCAGCGTGGTGGCCACGCTGGCGATCACCGATCTGGCCTTCTCGATCGACAGCGTGGCTGCGGCCGTGGCCGTGAGCGATCGGCTCGTGCTCGTGATGG
This portion of the Cyanobium sp. NIES-981 genome encodes:
- a CDS encoding DUF475 domain-containing protein: MEAESIQSLTPLLQEVDRWHEALLLLPLLVALEAVLSADNAIALAAISRRLHDRARQETALNLGLLLALVFRLALILAAQWVLNFWPLQLAAAAYLLWLCGRHLAGLLKAEPGAAIPAAGAPAAAANPLDTHSAGDSGHSCGESAAGVSTPEVRLASVVATLAITDLAFSIDSVAAAVAVSDRLVLVMAGGVIGVIALRLTAELFIRWLEIFRHLETAGYLAVGLVGLRLLLRLAWPELVPPEWTLLAMVGGLFLWGFSVRQPPADAATQLE
- a CDS encoding DUF6737 family protein encodes the protein MADLPSIWALKPWWCQPWSILLTGASAPVVSWLLLQRWWVTAPAVVAVLLWWWLFLVMVPNAYRHSQQSAGTPGEGGAEG
- the mfd gene encoding transcription-repair coupling factor produces the protein MPLAALVRQLQQAPLTGEVLERSHRGERLRLSGAGRAARALISSALAGAAQAPLLVVVPTLEEAGRWAALLELMGWSSSQLYPTSEGSPYEGFDPTSEITWGQLQVLGELLDRGGATPSQDRLAIVATERALQPHLPPPDALRAQCLSLRKGQSIDLEQLAASLTRLGYTRVATIDQEGTWSRRGDIVDVFPVSAELPVRLEFFGEDLEKLREFDPTTQRSLDATDVVRLTPTGYAPLIAEALRESMPDALEQLLRPEALEQLLEGGTPEGLRRLMGLAWAEPASLLDYLPASAVIAVDERRHCLAHGQQWFEHAGEHHADVARELGAAPPAVLHRPASEALAAVEAFPGFDLAELHESDSHPNSFDLAARPVPAHPNAFGRLAALIKGFQQEKARVWLLSAQPSRAVALLEEHDCITRFVPNPADGPAIDRLIEQNTPVALKVRGTVELEGLQLPAWKLVLITDREFFGQHALAASGYVRRRRKAASRTVDPGKMQPGDYVVHRNHGIGRFLKLEKLAIAGEERDYLVVQYADGLLRVAADQLGSLGRYRATSDSPPDLNRMGGTAWSKAKERVRKAVRKVALDLVKLYAERHRAPGFPFPPDGPWQNELEDSFPYEPTPDQVKAIAEVKRDMEQPQPMDRLVCGDVGFGKTEVAIRAIFKAVTAGRQVAMLAPTTVLAQQHWRSLSERFAPYPVKVSLLNRFRTAAERRVIQEGLAAGTVDVVVGTHQLLGKGTSFKQLGLLVVDEEQRFGVNQKEKIKALRKDVDVLTLSATPIPRTLYMSLSGVREMSLITTPPPLRRPIKTHLAALDEEAVRSAIRQELDRGGQIFYVVPRVEGIEEVAEQLRQMLPGLRLLVAHGQMAEGELESAMVAFNAGEADLMLCTTIVESGLDIPRVNTILIEDAHRFGLAQLYQLRGRVGRSGVQAHAWLFYPGDASLSEAARQRLRAIQEFAQLGSGYQLAMRDMEIRGVGNLLGVEQSGQMEAIGFDLYMEMLQESLAEIQGQDIPKVDDTQIDLPITAFIPGDWITENDEKMAAYRAAADCASKEALVELAAGWVDRYGAIPAPVTALLQLMELKLVARRCGFSRIKPEKPNIVLETPMEEPAFRLLRQGLPQHLHGRLVYQAGSGSTAKVLARGLGVLPMERQLEELMGWLNQMADQIPGADGLTQAQRAEAQTTRNAEVLRV